One Sphingomicrobium marinum genomic window carries:
- a CDS encoding 4a-hydroxytetrahydrobiopterin dehydratase — MDIPAGWTKSEDGKAIVRRFEFADFSEAFAFLTRVAIAAEKADHHPEIENVWNKVTLTLTTHDSGGLTDKDASLAATIDGLVA, encoded by the coding sequence ATGGATATCCCTGCAGGCTGGACCAAGAGCGAGGACGGCAAGGCTATTGTGCGTCGGTTCGAATTCGCTGATTTTTCCGAAGCCTTCGCCTTTCTGACTCGCGTCGCGATCGCCGCCGAAAAGGCCGACCACCACCCCGAAATCGAGAATGTCTGGAACAAGGTGACGCTGACGCTGACCACCCACGATTCGGGCGGCCTTACCGACAAGGACGCATCGCTCGCGGCGACGATCGACGGCCTGGTCGCCTGA
- the pcaF gene encoding 3-oxoadipyl-CoA thiolase encodes MRDAFICDAIRTPIGRYGGGLSQVRTDDLAAIPLAALKERNPGIDWEMLDDVIMGDANQAGEDNRNVARMAALLAGLGESAPGTTVNRLCGSGLDTLSMAARAIKADEADLVIAAGVESMTRAPFVMPKADSAFSRANAVYDTSIGWRFVNKRMREEFGIDSMPETAENVAAQYGVSREDQDRFAHESQVRADRAQKSGRLAKEIVPITIPQRKGDPKIVEHDEHLRLSSPEVLAGLRPIVKPDGTVTAGNASGVNDGAGAIIVASEEAVKRHGLIPRARVLGAAVAGVPPRIMGIGPAPASAKLMDRLGLHIDDFDVIELNEAFAAQGLAVLRELGVADDAEHVNPNGGAIALGHPLGMSGTRLALTATQELHERGGKRALCTMCIGVGQGIALAIERV; translated from the coding sequence ATGCGCGATGCTTTTATCTGCGATGCGATCCGCACACCCATCGGGCGCTATGGCGGCGGGCTGAGCCAGGTCCGCACCGACGACTTGGCTGCAATCCCCCTGGCGGCGCTGAAAGAACGCAATCCCGGGATCGACTGGGAGATGCTCGACGATGTCATCATGGGCGATGCCAATCAGGCGGGCGAGGATAACCGCAACGTGGCGCGCATGGCGGCATTGCTGGCGGGGCTGGGCGAAAGCGCGCCGGGCACCACGGTGAACCGGCTGTGCGGATCGGGCCTCGACACGCTGTCGATGGCGGCGCGGGCGATCAAGGCGGACGAGGCCGACCTCGTCATCGCAGCGGGCGTTGAAAGCATGACGCGCGCGCCCTTCGTGATGCCCAAGGCCGACAGCGCTTTCTCGCGTGCCAACGCGGTCTACGACACCTCGATCGGGTGGCGCTTCGTCAACAAGCGCATGAGGGAAGAATTCGGAATCGATTCGATGCCCGAGACGGCCGAGAACGTCGCCGCACAATATGGCGTGAGCCGCGAAGACCAGGACAGGTTCGCGCATGAAAGCCAGGTGCGTGCGGATCGCGCACAAAAGAGCGGGCGGCTGGCAAAGGAGATCGTCCCGATCACCATCCCGCAGCGCAAGGGCGACCCCAAGATCGTCGAGCACGACGAGCATCTGCGACTGTCGAGCCCTGAGGTGTTGGCCGGGCTGCGTCCCATCGTAAAGCCGGACGGCACGGTGACGGCGGGTAACGCCTCGGGCGTCAATGACGGCGCGGGCGCGATCATCGTGGCGAGCGAAGAGGCGGTGAAGCGTCACGGCCTCATCCCCAGGGCGCGCGTCCTTGGCGCGGCTGTTGCCGGGGTGCCGCCGCGCATCATGGGCATTGGGCCGGCACCCGCGTCGGCCAAGCTGATGGACCGGCTGGGGCTACATATCGACGACTTCGACGTGATCGAACTCAACGAAGCCTTTGCGGCGCAAGGGCTTGCGGTGCTGCGCGAACTCGGCGTGGCCGACGATGCCGAACATGTGAATCCCAATGGCGGCGCCATCGCGCTCGGCCATCCGCTCGGCATGAGCGGGACCCGGCTTGCGCTCACGGCGACGCAGGAATTGCACGAGCGCGGCGGCAAGCGTGCGCTGTGCACCATGTGCATCGGCGTCGGGCAAGGCATCGCGCTGGCGATCGAGCGGGTCTGA
- a CDS encoding chorismate synthase gives MSINSFGHLLRLSTWGESHGPAIGCMLEGCPPGLALDEAAIQAFLDKRRPGTGRNVSPRQEPDRVRILSGVYEGKTTGTPIAMVIDNVDARSKDYPADAPYRPGHADYSYDAKYGLRDPRGGGRASARETAMRVAGGAVARLIIPDVSIMAKVVAIGGETDAAKWDAMLDDARGDGDSLGALVECTATGVPAGWGAPVYGKLDAALAGAMMSIPAVKGVEIGEGMNAAALKGSENADPMRPGPEYGANHSGGTAGGISTGQPIVVRAAFKPTSSIRKPVPSINAAGEPKDAVTKGRHDPCVGIRGAPVMEAMMALVLADHFLLHRAQCG, from the coding sequence ATGAGCATCAACAGCTTCGGCCATCTCCTGCGCCTGTCGACCTGGGGCGAAAGCCATGGACCGGCGATCGGCTGCATGCTCGAAGGTTGCCCGCCGGGTCTTGCGCTCGATGAGGCGGCAATCCAGGCGTTTCTCGACAAGCGCCGCCCCGGCACCGGGCGCAACGTGTCGCCGCGCCAGGAACCCGACCGTGTCCGGATCCTGTCCGGCGTCTATGAAGGCAAGACCACCGGCACGCCGATCGCGATGGTCATCGACAATGTCGACGCGCGCTCGAAGGATTATCCCGCCGACGCCCCCTATCGGCCCGGTCATGCCGATTATAGCTATGACGCGAAATACGGTTTGCGCGATCCACGCGGCGGCGGCCGCGCCAGCGCGCGCGAAACGGCAATGCGCGTTGCAGGTGGTGCGGTTGCCCGGCTGATCATCCCCGATGTCTCCATCATGGCGAAAGTCGTGGCCATCGGCGGTGAGACCGATGCCGCAAAGTGGGACGCGATGCTCGACGATGCGCGCGGCGACGGCGATAGCCTTGGCGCGCTGGTCGAGTGCACTGCGACCGGCGTTCCCGCCGGATGGGGCGCACCGGTTTACGGCAAGCTCGATGCCGCGCTGGCGGGCGCGATGATGTCGATCCCCGCGGTGAAAGGCGTGGAAATTGGCGAGGGCATGAACGCCGCGGCGCTCAAAGGCAGCGAAAATGCCGATCCGATGCGACCCGGCCCCGAATATGGTGCCAACCATTCGGGTGGCACGGCGGGCGGCATTTCGACCGGCCAGCCGATTGTCGTGCGCGCCGCCTTCAAGCCGACCAGTTCGATCCGCAAGCCCGTGCCGTCGATCAATGCGGCGGGCGAGCCCAAGGATGCGGTCACCAAGGGCCGCCATGATCCGTGCGTCGGCATCCGCGGTGCCCCCGTCATGGAAGCGATGATGGCGCTGGTGCTGGCGGACCATTTCCTGCTCCACCGCGCGCAGTGCGGCTAA
- the paaD gene encoding 1,2-phenylacetyl-CoA epoxidase subunit PaaD — MDRAAIMDVLAGVPDPEIPVISVVDLGIVRGIEDGKVVITPTYSGCPATAAIEADVRAALDANGFRDVMIETRLSPPWSTDWISEEGKAKLKAYGIAPPQRSDDVECPNCGSLDTKEISRFGSTPCKAQWQCNNCLEPFDRFKCH; from the coding sequence ATGGACCGCGCCGCCATCATGGACGTGCTGGCGGGCGTGCCCGATCCCGAGATCCCGGTGATCTCGGTGGTCGACCTGGGCATCGTGCGCGGCATCGAGGATGGCAAGGTGGTGATAACGCCGACCTATTCGGGGTGCCCCGCAACTGCGGCGATCGAGGCGGACGTGCGCGCCGCGCTGGACGCCAACGGATTTCGCGACGTGATGATCGAGACCCGCCTGTCGCCGCCATGGTCGACCGATTGGATCAGCGAGGAAGGCAAGGCCAAACTCAAGGCCTATGGCATCGCCCCGCCGCAGCGATCGGACGATGTCGAGTGTCCCAACTGTGGTTCGCTTGATACAAAAGAAATTAGCCGTTTTGGTTCAACGCCATGCAAAGCCCAGTGGCAGTGCAATAATTGTCTTGAACCATTCGACCGTTTCAAGTGTCATTGA
- the aroA gene encoding 3-phosphoshikimate 1-carboxyvinyltransferase produces MKPVSAHPSPGFGGTATVPGDKSISHRALILGGLADGTTRIKGLLTSEDVMATAAAVEAFGATIERGEDYWSVTGAEWQSPGTEIDCGNSGTSARLLMGAAAGFDGLRATFKGDASLSKRPMERVIRPLTRMGAKFEGGDTLPVTLHGAQLGGIDHESAVASAQVKTAILLAGLRTKSPVQVIEPHPSRDHSEVMLAMFGVEGDAEQLEAGWAVSLGKQRQLTATDIVVPADPSSAAFLWAAAAIIDGASVTTPGVCINATRTGFIEALERMGAGITLDNERIQSGEPVADITVTQAPLQPIHVTPEQVPATIDELPLLACVAAFAEGESHFEGIGELRVKESDRLGAVAAGLAANGVSCFPEKDALRVLGKGEVRGGGTVMVHHDHRIAMAFLTLGLGAQNPVRIDDMSPIATSFPDYISLMQSLGARLEQGV; encoded by the coding sequence GTGAAACCCGTAAGTGCGCATCCCAGCCCCGGCTTCGGCGGCACCGCGACCGTGCCCGGCGACAAGTCGATCAGCCACCGCGCACTGATTCTGGGCGGCCTCGCCGACGGCACGACGCGTATAAAGGGTTTGCTGACGAGCGAGGACGTGATGGCAACCGCCGCTGCGGTCGAAGCTTTCGGCGCGACGATCGAACGCGGCGAAGACTATTGGTCGGTTACCGGGGCTGAATGGCAAAGCCCGGGCACCGAGATCGATTGCGGTAATAGCGGAACGTCCGCCCGCCTGCTGATGGGGGCCGCCGCCGGCTTCGACGGATTGCGCGCCACCTTCAAGGGCGATGCGTCTCTGTCAAAGCGCCCGATGGAGCGGGTCATCCGCCCGCTGACGCGCATGGGCGCCAAATTCGAAGGCGGCGACACCCTGCCCGTCACCCTGCACGGCGCACAGCTCGGCGGGATCGATCATGAAAGCGCGGTCGCCTCGGCGCAGGTCAAGACAGCGATCCTGCTGGCGGGGCTGCGTACCAAAAGCCCGGTGCAAGTGATCGAACCTCACCCCAGCCGCGATCATAGCGAAGTCATGCTCGCCATGTTCGGGGTCGAAGGCGATGCCGAACAGCTCGAGGCAGGGTGGGCGGTCTCGCTCGGCAAGCAGCGTCAACTCACCGCTACCGATATCGTCGTCCCTGCCGATCCTTCATCGGCTGCGTTTCTCTGGGCTGCTGCCGCCATTATCGATGGTGCCAGCGTCACGACACCCGGTGTATGCATCAATGCAACGCGCACCGGCTTCATCGAAGCGCTGGAGCGGATGGGTGCGGGGATCACGCTCGACAATGAGCGTATCCAATCGGGCGAGCCGGTCGCCGACATTACGGTGACGCAGGCGCCGCTACAGCCGATCCATGTCACGCCCGAACAGGTCCCCGCGACGATCGACGAGCTACCGCTGCTGGCCTGCGTCGCCGCCTTTGCCGAGGGCGAAAGCCATTTCGAGGGCATCGGGGAATTGCGCGTCAAGGAAAGCGATCGCCTCGGCGCGGTCGCTGCCGGACTGGCCGCCAATGGCGTCAGCTGTTTTCCCGAAAAGGACGCGCTGCGGGTCCTCGGCAAAGGTGAGGTTCGCGGCGGCGGCACGGTCATGGTGCATCACGATCACCGCATCGCAATGGCGTTCCTGACGCTTGGCCTCGGCGCGCAAAATCCCGTGCGGATCGATGACATGAGCCCCATCGCCACCAGTTTTCCAGACTATATTTCGCTGATGCAATCGCTCGGCGCACGGCTAGAACAGGGCGTATGA
- the crcB gene encoding fluoride efflux transporter CrcB: MTHALAVFLGGGIGAVLRWLVGKWTLAEFGTGFPVGTLAVNVAGCLAIGLAVGTLEGVGQPAKLFFVTGLLGGFTTFSAFGLDTLTLWERGETGTAALYVALSLILSLGAAAAGFLIGR, translated from the coding sequence ATGACGCATGCGCTGGCAGTCTTCCTCGGCGGCGGTATCGGTGCGGTGCTGCGCTGGTTGGTCGGCAAATGGACGCTGGCGGAATTCGGCACCGGCTTTCCCGTCGGCACCCTCGCGGTGAATGTCGCCGGATGCCTTGCGATCGGACTGGCGGTCGGCACGCTCGAAGGCGTCGGCCAGCCGGCCAAACTTTTTTTCGTTACCGGCCTGCTCGGCGGCTTTACCACCTTCAGTGCCTTCGGTCTCGACACGCTGACCCTGTGGGAGCGTGGCGAGACCGGCACGGCAGCGCTCTACGTGGCGCTGTCGCTCATACTGTCGCTGGGGGCTGCGGCAGCAGGTTTTCTGATCGGGCGGTAG
- a CDS encoding phenylalanine 4-monooxygenase produces MFEPKISAADATATPDWQRYLVAQDWHRFTPADHRTWDRLTERQVRLLEGRIVSPFLTGWKRLGLYEPGIPELDRLSDRMEAATGWRCVSVAGIVPDAEFFAMLADRRFPVGNFIRDGRHLDYLEEPDCFHDIFGHAPLIAYQPMARLMEAMGNLGVAACAAGHGDIISRLYWYTVEFGLVRERGQTRILGAGLASSFGEARRSLEDDVPRPLFTVEEAAATPYENDHFQPMYFVSSALDDVAAQLESLDTAALMRLAAYRPIRKPAAAAPSDSMSDSAT; encoded by the coding sequence ATGTTCGAACCCAAGATCAGTGCCGCCGATGCCACCGCCACCCCGGATTGGCAGCGCTATCTTGTGGCGCAGGACTGGCATCGTTTCACGCCGGCGGATCATCGCACCTGGGATCGGTTGACCGAACGACAAGTGCGGTTGCTCGAAGGCCGGATCGTGTCGCCCTTTCTCACCGGTTGGAAACGGCTCGGGCTTTACGAGCCCGGCATCCCCGAGCTCGACCGACTATCGGATCGCATGGAAGCCGCGACCGGCTGGCGCTGCGTGTCGGTCGCGGGGATCGTGCCCGATGCCGAATTTTTCGCCATGCTCGCCGACAGGCGTTTCCCGGTAGGTAACTTCATCCGCGATGGTCGCCATCTCGACTATCTGGAAGAGCCCGACTGCTTCCACGACATCTTCGGCCATGCGCCGCTGATCGCCTATCAGCCCATGGCGCGGCTGATGGAAGCGATGGGCAACCTGGGCGTTGCCGCCTGCGCTGCGGGACACGGCGACATTATCAGCCGCCTCTACTGGTACACGGTCGAATTCGGGCTGGTGCGCGAAAGGGGGCAAACCCGCATCCTTGGCGCCGGCCTTGCCTCGAGCTTTGGCGAAGCGAGGCGTAGTCTTGAGGACGACGTGCCGCGTCCGCTGTTCACGGTGGAGGAGGCTGCAGCAACGCCCTACGAAAACGATCATTTCCAGCCGATGTACTTCGTCAGCTCCGCGCTTGATGACGTCGCGGCGCAACTCGAATCGCTTGATACGGCCGCGCTGATGCGGCTCGCCGCCTACCGCCCGATCAGAAAACCTGCTGCCGCAGCCCCCAGCGACAGTATGAGCGACAGCGCCACGTAG
- a CDS encoding 3-deoxy-7-phosphoheptulonate synthase: MARDEDPKSWHPAAWRHRPAEQLPTYPNADALAQVEAKLRAAAPVIRIEDAARLKRALGCVRERGFVLQGGDCAENFDDRVADRVDRLAGLFDAMANALGDREHLVRIARIGGQFAKPRTTLIERQGDVEHPAYRGDMINARSFGAEARAPDPARMLRGHAQSVGTAATMGVIRQDSAPIYTCHEGLLLPYEEALTRRDADGSWWATSAHFLWLGYRTQQVDGAHVEYLSGIANPIGIKCGPGLTPDALAAMCDRLDPDDTPGRLTLIARFGADRIEQELPSLLAVTKGRAVNWIVDPMHGNTQKHEGRKTRRVEAVQRDMEAFFALTREAGVKPAGVHLEMSPNDVTECLGLGVDDLDPAYRTACDPRLNRTQALHIAQQIGTLLA; encoded by the coding sequence ATGGCGCGAGACGAGGATCCGAAGAGCTGGCACCCGGCTGCCTGGCGACACCGCCCTGCCGAGCAGTTGCCGACCTATCCCAATGCAGATGCCTTGGCGCAGGTCGAAGCAAAATTGCGCGCTGCGGCGCCCGTCATCCGTATCGAGGACGCTGCCCGGCTGAAGCGGGCGCTGGGCTGCGTGCGCGAGCGCGGATTTGTCCTGCAAGGCGGCGATTGCGCAGAGAATTTCGACGATCGCGTTGCCGATCGGGTCGACCGACTGGCCGGCCTGTTCGACGCGATGGCGAACGCCTTGGGCGATCGCGAACACCTTGTCAGGATTGCGCGCATCGGCGGCCAGTTTGCCAAGCCGCGCACTACGCTCATCGAGCGGCAGGGCGATGTCGAGCATCCCGCCTATCGCGGCGACATGATCAACGCGCGGTCGTTCGGTGCCGAGGCGCGGGCACCTGATCCCGCGCGCATGCTGCGCGGCCACGCCCAATCGGTCGGCACCGCCGCCACGATGGGCGTCATCCGCCAGGACAGCGCACCGATCTATACCTGCCACGAAGGCCTGCTGCTCCCATACGAGGAAGCGCTGACCCGCCGCGACGCAGATGGCAGCTGGTGGGCGACCTCGGCGCACTTTCTCTGGCTGGGATATCGCACCCAGCAGGTCGATGGCGCGCATGTCGAATATCTGTCGGGCATCGCCAATCCGATCGGGATCAAGTGCGGCCCCGGCCTGACGCCGGATGCACTTGCCGCCATGTGCGACAGGCTCGATCCCGACGATACGCCCGGACGCCTCACGCTGATCGCCCGCTTTGGCGCCGATCGCATTGAACAGGAACTGCCATCGCTACTGGCTGTCACCAAGGGCCGCGCCGTAAACTGGATCGTCGACCCGATGCACGGCAACACGCAAAAACATGAAGGACGCAAGACACGCCGCGTCGAGGCCGTGCAGCGGGACATGGAGGCCTTTTTTGCGCTGACGCGAGAAGCCGGCGTGAAGCCCGCCGGTGTGCATCTTGAGATGAGCCCCAACGATGTCACCGAATGCCTTGGCCTTGGGGTCGATGATCTCGACCCGGCCTATCGCACCGCCTGCGACCCGCGTCTCAATCGCACGCAGGCCTTGCATATCGCGCAGCAAATCGGAACGCTGCTGGCGTGA
- the serS gene encoding serine--tRNA ligase, with amino-acid sequence MLATDFIKANPDIVRKAMAAKNVDLDLDHFLALEEEVRGAKTRIDELRAERNAISAKFKDAAPEEKAELGRRSKEAGNKASELEQAVADKQAELKAMMLQMPGIPWEGAPVGPDESYNTVIRTEGEKPEFDFEPRDHVELMEMNGWADLSRIVQVSGSRTYCLKGRLALLEQKLMAWALETIMGNGFDPITVPAIAREDAFIRQGQFPGHREETYELEKDEMFLAGTAEVALTGLHSGEILEADQLPVLYAGYSPCFRREAGSAGRDVRGLLRVHQFVKVEQYVICEADEAVSAEWHAKLLAAAESLLQAMEIPYQVIETSTGDMGLGKFRMNDIESWVPSLGKYRETHSCSTLHDWQARRANLRYRGEDGKPVFAHTLNNTALASPRILVPFLENHQTAEGKVKLPPAIHAIMGGDEYL; translated from the coding sequence ATGCTTGCAACGGATTTCATCAAGGCCAATCCGGACATCGTCCGCAAGGCCATGGCCGCCAAGAATGTCGATCTCGATCTCGACCATTTCCTCGCGCTCGAAGAAGAGGTGCGCGGGGCGAAGACCCGGATCGACGAGCTGCGCGCCGAGCGCAATGCGATTTCGGCCAAGTTCAAGGACGCGGCGCCCGAGGAAAAGGCCGAACTTGGCCGCCGGTCGAAAGAAGCGGGCAACAAAGCCAGCGAGCTTGAACAGGCGGTCGCCGACAAGCAGGCCGAGCTGAAGGCGATGATGCTGCAGATGCCGGGCATCCCATGGGAAGGCGCGCCGGTCGGGCCTGATGAAAGTTACAACACCGTCATCCGCACTGAGGGCGAGAAGCCCGAGTTCGATTTCGAGCCGCGCGACCATGTCGAGCTGATGGAGATGAATGGCTGGGCCGATCTGTCGCGCATCGTGCAGGTCTCGGGCAGCCGCACCTACTGCCTCAAGGGCCGCCTGGCCTTGCTTGAACAAAAGCTGATGGCCTGGGCGCTCGAAACGATCATGGGCAACGGGTTCGATCCGATCACCGTACCGGCAATCGCGCGCGAAGACGCCTTCATCCGCCAGGGCCAGTTTCCCGGCCACCGCGAAGAGACTTACGAGCTGGAAAAGGACGAAATGTTCCTTGCCGGCACCGCGGAGGTGGCGCTCACCGGGCTGCACTCGGGCGAAATCCTCGAGGCCGACCAGCTGCCTGTTCTCTACGCCGGCTATTCTCCATGCTTCCGCCGCGAAGCGGGGAGCGCTGGCCGCGACGTGCGCGGACTCCTTCGCGTTCACCAGTTCGTCAAGGTCGAACAATATGTGATTTGCGAAGCCGACGAAGCGGTCAGCGCCGAATGGCACGCCAAGCTGCTCGCCGCAGCCGAAAGCCTGCTGCAGGCGATGGAGATCCCCTACCAGGTGATCGAGACCTCGACGGGCGACATGGGGCTCGGCAAATTCCGCATGAACGACATCGAAAGCTGGGTTCCCAGCCTTGGCAAGTATCGCGAAACGCACAGCTGTTCGACACTGCACGACTGGCAGGCTCGCCGCGCCAACCTGCGCTATCGCGGCGAAGACGGAAAGCCGGTGTTTGCGCACACGCTCAACAACACCGCGCTGGCGAGCCCGCGCATCCTCGTGCCGTTCCTCGAAAATCATCAGACGGCCGAGGGAAAAGTGAAGCTTCCGCCTGCGATCCATGCGATCATGGGCGGCGATGAGTATCTCTGA
- a CDS encoding DUF808 domain-containing protein has protein sequence MPSGLIALLDDVALIARTAAASVDDVAAAAGRAGSKTAGVIIDDAAVTPRYVTGLDPSRELPIIWKITKGSFKNKLIFLLPAALLLSQFAPWLIYPILMLGGSYLAFEAVEKILEAITGDHHGEATLVAADTPEELEARQVSGAVRTDFILSAEIMAITLNELTAQGLIEGIWMQAGALAIVAVVVTVVVYGSVGLIVKLDDIGLHLAKGEGASARFGHGMVEFVPKLLKFLSVVGTAAMLWVGGAIILHGFHELHFLEFIYDAVHHASESIGRGNGVIEWIVNTLGAAIVGFVWGFIIVQIVTRVFGHHPLHGGGSPVKKGEAAH, from the coding sequence ATGCCATCGGGTCTAATTGCGTTACTTGACGATGTCGCGTTGATTGCGCGGACCGCGGCTGCTTCGGTGGACGACGTTGCTGCCGCCGCCGGGCGGGCGGGGAGCAAGACGGCGGGGGTCATCATCGACGACGCGGCTGTCACACCGCGCTACGTCACCGGGCTGGACCCCAGCCGCGAACTGCCGATCATCTGGAAGATCACCAAGGGTAGCTTCAAGAACAAGCTCATCTTCCTGCTGCCCGCCGCGCTTTTGCTCAGCCAGTTCGCGCCGTGGCTGATCTACCCCATCCTGATGCTGGGCGGCAGCTACCTCGCCTTCGAGGCGGTCGAGAAGATCCTCGAGGCAATCACCGGAGATCATCACGGCGAGGCAACCCTTGTTGCCGCGGATACCCCGGAAGAGTTGGAGGCGCGGCAGGTCTCCGGCGCGGTGCGCACCGATTTCATCCTGTCCGCCGAAATCATGGCAATCACCCTCAACGAGCTGACGGCGCAGGGCCTGATCGAGGGCATCTGGATGCAGGCGGGCGCGCTCGCCATCGTCGCGGTTGTCGTCACGGTAGTGGTGTATGGATCGGTCGGACTGATCGTGAAACTCGACGATATCGGGCTGCACCTGGCCAAGGGCGAGGGGGCCTCGGCGCGCTTCGGCCACGGCATGGTCGAGTTCGTTCCCAAATTGCTCAAGTTCCTATCGGTCGTCGGCACGGCGGCGATGCTGTGGGTCGGCGGCGCGATCATCCTCCACGGCTTCCACGAACTGCACTTCCTCGAATTCATCTATGACGCCGTGCATCACGCGTCCGAAAGCATCGGGCGGGGCAACGGCGTGATCGAATGGATCGTCAACACGCTGGGCGCGGCCATTGTCGGCTTTGTCTGGGGCTTCATCATCGTCCAGATCGTGACCCGCGTTTTCGGTCACCACCCGCTTCATGGCGGCGGCAGTCCGGTCAAGAAGGGCGAGGCGGCGCATTAG
- a CDS encoding cation:proton antiporter — MPVSELFLLALLVIFFVPWLAWRILGDRVVPLVVVQIVGGILLGPGIAGAIAPEAHAALFTPDVLQLLTGIAWWAVMLFVFVAGLELDLKQAWTAKTDTAVTSGFALAVPFLLGTAAAWWLMADPRWLGPNGTPLQLSVGVGMACAVTALPILVLFLERLELLRRPLGQRVLRYASLDDIAVWGLLALVLLDTDRLGRQGLFLLGFIAAAVAARWLFARLGGRDRWPLSLGWLILVALAADWSGLHFMVGAFLAGAVLEAKWFGHKKVDALRDRVLLLLMPVFFLSTGLRTSWEMGGWDVVLVAAGLLVAAVAGKLIGVGIAGRLLGWAKGDARLVGWLLQTKALIMIIFANILLDRGVISSTAFTALLLMAVASTVLTMPMARRVLAKL, encoded by the coding sequence ATGCCGGTCTCCGAACTGTTCCTCCTCGCCCTGCTGGTCATCTTCTTCGTGCCGTGGCTGGCATGGCGCATCCTGGGCGATCGCGTGGTGCCGCTGGTGGTCGTGCAGATCGTCGGCGGGATCCTGCTCGGACCCGGCATCGCAGGGGCTATAGCGCCCGAGGCCCATGCCGCCTTGTTCACGCCCGATGTGCTGCAATTGCTCACCGGCATCGCCTGGTGGGCGGTCATGCTGTTCGTCTTCGTGGCTGGTCTCGAGCTCGATCTGAAGCAGGCGTGGACCGCCAAGACCGATACCGCCGTTACGTCGGGCTTCGCGCTCGCAGTGCCATTCCTGCTGGGCACCGCGGCGGCATGGTGGCTAATGGCGGACCCGCGCTGGCTCGGCCCCAATGGGACGCCGCTTCAATTGAGCGTCGGTGTAGGCATGGCGTGCGCCGTCACCGCGCTGCCAATCCTCGTCCTTTTCCTCGAGCGGCTCGAATTGCTGCGCCGGCCGCTCGGCCAGCGCGTCCTGCGCTACGCCAGCCTCGATGACATTGCCGTCTGGGGGCTGTTGGCGCTGGTGCTGCTCGATACCGACAGGCTTGGCCGTCAGGGGCTGTTCCTGCTCGGCTTCATTGCGGCGGCGGTAGCGGCGCGCTGGTTGTTCGCGCGGCTGGGCGGCCGGGACCGCTGGCCGCTTTCCCTGGGGTGGCTGATCCTTGTCGCGCTCGCGGCCGATTGGTCGGGCTTGCATTTCATGGTCGGCGCGTTTCTTGCCGGCGCGGTGCTCGAAGCAAAATGGTTCGGGCATAAGAAAGTGGATGCCTTGCGCGACCGTGTGCTTCTCCTTCTCATGCCGGTTTTCTTTCTGTCGACGGGCTTGCGAACCAGCTGGGAAATGGGCGGCTGGGACGTCGTCCTGGTTGCTGCCGGGCTGCTGGTCGCGGCCGTGGCGGGCAAGCTGATCGGCGTGGGCATTGCGGGGCGCCTGCTCGGCTGGGCGAAGGGCGATGCGCGACTTGTTGGCTGGCTCCTCCAGACCAAGGCGCTGATCATGATCATCTTCGCCAACATCCTGCTGGATCGCGGCGTGATCAGCTCGACGGCCTTTACGGCGCTGTTGCTGATGGCGGTGGCGAGTACCGTGCTGACAATGCCGATGGCGCGGCGGGTGCTAGCGAAACTTTAG